The Proteiniphilum propionicum genome contains the following window.
CAATTTACCTGTATGATTACAATTTTACTTAGCATAGGATCAAACACATTCGCCAAAACAAATATCGATAAAGCTAAGCGAATGCTTACCCGTCAATTTCCCAATATTGTTTTCAGTGACCCCATATTAACAGAGCCGGAGGATGATAAGTATTCTTATCTTTTCCGTAATATTCTAGCCAAAGTTGAGACAGGGATGTTACCTGATCAGATTATTGAAAAGATAAAGCAAACAGAACGGGCAGTAGGACGCACCCCAAAGGATAAATACCTGGGTAAAGTGGTTATCGATATCGATCTTATTAAATATGGAGACGATATTCTCCGCCCGCTTGATTACGAAAGAGAGTATGTGCAGCAACTGATTGGTACATTTGACACACTATCACCTTCTGACTCTGCTTCTGACTCTGCTTCTGACTCTGAGCCGGGAACTGATGATTAATATCACTTCCGCCAGCCCTATACAGAACACCACATTTTAGTGACAGGTATCTGATTGATCTCCGTCACTTTCATCTTAATTCAGTCTTGTAACAGATTTTACACCCTTAACTGCTTTGAGTTTTTTGATAAGCTGTTCAAGCATGGAGGTATTGGCAAGCATTACTGTTATGTTTCCCTGAAACAAACCGTCGTTTGAATCGATTGATATGGAGCGCATCTGTACCCCCTCTTCCTTAGAGATGATTGACATTAGGTTGGCTACAATATTGATCTGATCGTTGCCGATTATTCTTAGTACAATAGTATAGCTGGAAGAGCCAGTTGTGCCTGACCAGCGCGCTTTTAACACCCGATAACCGAACCTCGAAAACAGATCGTGCGCATTGGGACAACATACCCTGTGGATCTTTATCCCCTGGGATGAAACAAAGCCAAAGATATCATCCCCGAATATGGGATTGCAGCATTTTGCAAGTTTATAATCCACACCAGTCAGATTCCGGTCGATAATCAGTTCATCAGTGCTCTTTAGCTCCTGCAAGGGTTGTTTTAAAGTAAAAAGTCCCGCGCTAACCACAGTATGTGTGTCTTTTGTTTCGGCTTCTTTGCTCTCTGACTCAAGATACCGGTCTATAACCCAGTTCACATCTGTCTTTCCAGTAGCTATATCCACGTAAAAATCGGTAACAGTCTTGTATCTGAGCTTTTTGATCAACTGCATAAGATGAGCTTCATCAACTTCTATCTTGCGGTTTTTCATCCTACGGGAAAGAGTTTCTTTTGCAATATCAACCTGTTTTACTGCCTCTTCTTTTAAAAGCTGACGAATTTTAGTACGCGCCTTGGAGGTAACAACAATATTAAGCCAGTCCTGCTTGGGCGACTGATGCGTGGAGGTGTTGATCTCCACTTGATCGCCGCTTTTAAGGACGTGCTTGATAGGAACGTTTTTACCGTTCACCCTGCCCGACATGCATGAAGCCCCCAGATTGGTATGAATAGCAAAAGCAAAATCGAGTACTGTTGCCCCCATGGGAAGTTTAAAAAGATCACCTTTGGGAGTAAAGACAAAGATCTCTTTATCGTATAGATCGAGTTTGAAATCTGTAAGCTTCTGACTAAGGTTTGTTTCGTTATCACCCAGCGACTCCCTAAGAGTACTCAACCAGTTATCTAATGTAGATTCCTCTTTTACACCTTTATATTTCCAGTGTGCTGCAAGACCACGCTCAGCAATGTCGTCCATACGCCGTGTACGGATCTGCACTTCCACCCATCTGGAATCGGGTCCCATCACGGTAATATGCAGCGACTCATACCCGTTGCTTTTAGGTATTGAGAGCCAGTCTTTCAGGCGTTTGGGATTGGGTTGGTACATATCAGTTATTACGGAATAGACTTGCCAGCACTGGGCTTTCTCCTGTTCTGGAGGTGAATCAAGAATCACACGAATAGCAAACAGATCGTAAATGCTTTCGAATTCTATTCTCTGCTTTTTAAGTTTATTATTGATGGAGTGAATTGATTTGGTGCGACCCTTTATATCGTATTTAAGCCCGGTCTTGTCTAGGCGATCCTTCACAGGCTGAATAAACTCCTTTATATACTTATCGCGAGACCTCTTTGTTTCATTAAGCTTTTGAGCGATATAGTCATATGTTTCACGATCAGTATATTTTAAAGAGAGGTCCTCGAGTTCAGACTTGATACTGTAAAGGCCGAGCCTGTGTGCAAGTGGTGCATAAAGGTATATGGACTCAACGGACAGGTCAAGCTTCTCCTGGCTATCGGCTATCTTGGCAAAGCGCATCAATTGTAGCTGCCGGGCAATCATTATGAATACAACCCTTATATCCTCCGCAAACGAAAGAAGCAGCTTTATATAATTCTCTGATTCAACAGCGCTCTTCTTGTCACTGAACTGGTTAACTTTCTTCAACCCTCGCAGAATAGCCTCTACATCGGCACCAAAATAGAGCTCTGTCTCTGACGGTGATATATGTTTTTTTAAAAAAGGATGGAAAAGAAGCACGGCAGAAACAGTTGATTGTTTCAAACCGATCTCATCAATGATGATCACAGCCGTTCTCATCTGTGAAAGTAAATCATACATCGCAACGCTTCCATCCTCTCCCTGCGACTTCACAAAAGACCTGTACAATATCTCTTTCAGGCGTGAAGTTTTATCCATGCTCCATACCTCTCTAAAAAAAGTATAGAGCTTACGATAGTGCTGAAGAAAATCCTCGCGTTCTATTAATGATATATCCTGCATTTTTATCGAATTGA
Protein-coding sequences here:
- a CDS encoding RelA/SpoT family protein, with protein sequence MQDISLIEREDFLQHYRKLYTFFREVWSMDKTSRLKEILYRSFVKSQGEDGSVAMYDLLSQMRTAVIIIDEIGLKQSTVSAVLLFHPFLKKHISPSETELYFGADVEAILRGLKKVNQFSDKKSAVESENYIKLLLSFAEDIRVVFIMIARQLQLMRFAKIADSQEKLDLSVESIYLYAPLAHRLGLYSIKSELEDLSLKYTDRETYDYIAQKLNETKRSRDKYIKEFIQPVKDRLDKTGLKYDIKGRTKSIHSINNKLKKQRIEFESIYDLFAIRVILDSPPEQEKAQCWQVYSVITDMYQPNPKRLKDWLSIPKSNGYESLHITVMGPDSRWVEVQIRTRRMDDIAERGLAAHWKYKGVKEESTLDNWLSTLRESLGDNETNLSQKLTDFKLDLYDKEIFVFTPKGDLFKLPMGATVLDFAFAIHTNLGASCMSGRVNGKNVPIKHVLKSGDQVEINTSTHQSPKQDWLNIVVTSKARTKIRQLLKEEAVKQVDIAKETLSRRMKNRKIEVDEAHLMQLIKKLRYKTVTDFYVDIATGKTDVNWVIDRYLESESKEAETKDTHTVVSAGLFTLKQPLQELKSTDELIIDRNLTGVDYKLAKCCNPIFGDDIFGFVSSQGIKIHRVCCPNAHDLFSRFGYRVLKARWSGTTGSSSYTIVLRIIGNDQINIVANLMSIISKEEGVQMRSISIDSNDGLFQGNITVMLANTSMLEQLIKKLKAVKGVKSVTRLN
- a CDS encoding 2-amino-4-hydroxy-6-hydroxymethyldihydropteridine diphosphokinase, which translates into the protein MITILLSIGSNTFAKTNIDKAKRMLTRQFPNIVFSDPILTEPEDDKYSYLFRNILAKVETGMLPDQIIEKIKQTERAVGRTPKDKYLGKVVIDIDLIKYGDDILRPLDYEREYVQQLIGTFDTLSPSDSASDSASDSEPGTDD